The Chanos chanos chromosome 3, fChaCha1.1, whole genome shotgun sequence genome segment AATCTTTAAAGTTTACCTTCACTACAGTATTTGAGCTACTGAGTATTCATGTTTACTCTCTCTACAGTACTTGGGGCACGGTTCCTTTAGGATGGGTCGCCACCAATTTCACATAATTATATTTGTTGGCTAGTGGACACACATTTTCATGCCATTTCACATTCCAAGATGAACAGTTTCATTTCATGCTATaaagtagctttttttttaacagtggtGTAGACTCTGATGCTATACTTCCAATCCAATTTCTTTGTTACTCATCTTTCATTTCCCATTTTGAAGTTATTTGAAACAACAAAGGCTCAAGTTTCTTAATTCAATATTTACATCTGTACAAAGCAGTGAGCTTAAAGTGTCAAAATACATAAACAGGTGGTCATTATGTTTCCAGACATATGGTTTAATATTCtaatgaaaaacatacaaatacaacagtTTTTACAGTTGTCATTCATCAGTTCAGCTCAGAGTGGAATTAACATTGGAAGTTGATTTCAGATTTCAGGCAACAATAAGATGTAGATGTACTCTTTATAGCTGTGACAAAAAGTACAACTGAACAGGATTACAAACTCAGTTTCAATACAAGCATACAAAAGGCTGGTCAAGTCTCTCGAACACCATAAATTAGTCAAAAATTGACTCTGGCTCCTGCTGACAGTCAAGAGAGCAATTTTTAGTCACTCCGAAACAAGAGTCTTTTATCTCAGGCCTTTGCGTTTCAACAGCGTCCTCTTCTTTAACTCTGTTAGTTTGCGTTTCTTTACTGGTTTTGGTTCAGGGGGCTCCAGTTCAACCTCCACAGGTTTCTCCTCTGCTGGCGTGGCAAACACGTCATCAGTCACATCTTCTGTCACCACCTCCTTGGCTTCTGATTTCCTAATCTTCTGAGCCTCCTTCACCATGTGTCTTTCACGTTGCTTAGCAACCTTGGCCAGACGGATCACGCGTCGATGCTAGGTATGAGACAGAGTGATGGTAGTTTAGGCAAACTCAATATGTAACATCTCAGAACATTTACAAATCCtattaaaaaaatcttacacATTTTTTAATACTACCTGCAATATGCAGCCTGTACAATAACTGGCTTTCAGTGTAGTAAGATGCTTGGCTTGCTTTCAATCATCATAATACCCTTAATACATTTAGCTACACATGTCCAGCATGTATTGCcaccatttcatttaaattgtaTGAGATTCCTCACATGTAACTGACTTAAAAGATAAAGATTTTAAGGGATATTTCTTGCATCTGTTACATACTAAATTGCCTTATAAGCTCACgattttatctatttattttctacatttctttctctctttctttctttttttttttttttttacacattaaaaCTTATTTCTAAAAACTCAGTGTGAAAAATTGGCATGGAATTGATTTTGAAATAAACTCCTATAACTATAACACACATGGAGAGATTATTACCAGGTTAGGAGACTGAAAGTGTGGGTTTTCATAGAGAGTGGGCCCACCAAAACTGCCCTGGAATATTTTGATGAGGTTTAGGACAAATCGGGGCCCAATCTCCACAAGTGATGCATCCTCCTCGATAATCTGCACACAACATTACAATAAGCATTACTTCACCCAAAAACCGACACTGAAATATACACAGTTATCAAACAGGATTCGCGAGTAGTGAACACTTAACCCGAAGTGTGAGTATTGCCTCAGTGACAGTTCAGGGAGAGAGTATGAAGAGGCCATCACTCACTTGGTAATTTCTGAACCAAATTCTGTCATCTGCAATCGTGAAGGTAAATACATGATCCACAAACGGCTGGCTCTTAGGATGATACTGTGGTGTCGCAAACGtctaaaaggcaaaaaaagaaaacaagacattttCAGTATCAACAATTACTACCAACATTGTAACAGAAAAGTCATCAAGGTAAGAAAAGCAAGCAAGCACACCTGGATAAACAACTCTTTCAGCAAGGCATAATGGGGTTCCTTGTCGAATTTCTAGagatttagaaaagaaaaaatgtcattaacATTTCTGTTTAAGTAACAGTCTGAATAACAAGAACCAAAAACATGCAGAAACAATGTGATAAGACATTGAAGTACCATCCATCATTACCTCTGTAATCTTCAATATCATGTGTAAATTTTATCATTATCCATATTCATCATCATAGTATCATTATCATAATATTGCATTGCCTCTTGTTCAGTCGCACTTACTGGGTCAAATGACAGCAGTGGTCTGGATCCCCTCAAACAATTCCCTGTCATCTTAAGTTCAGCGAGTGTGTGAACTTAGAGAACAGATAAAGAGAATTTAgatcaaacaaaagcaaaaggacttcatttcagctgaaaacTAATTTGAATCAAGCCAGGGTTACTCACCGTTTTGAACCAGAAATTTGGCAGATGGACCATGTGGCACATTTGAAATCCTataaatggaagaaaaacacatgacacagtGGGCAATAACCTTAAGTGGCTGCAGAGTTAAACTGGcttaagaaacaaaaacatagtGTGCTCTAAACTCACCACAAGTAAAGGTCTTGTTTTTTCTTGGCCTCAAAGAATAAACACTTGTTGCAGTTTTTGATCTCACATACCTGAAATATTCACATAATTAAGCAAATGCAAATATCTAAAATCATCAGTTGTGTTAAAGAATCTTTAAAGTACACTCTTACCTCATTGACAACAAAAAGTTTGTCTTTCCTATCCATCTTTGAATCTGTAAAGTAAGGATGCAGTGCAGCTTGTGATGTACGTTCATATTTACGTGTAGTGGGAAATCTGTTTTACTACACAACAATTTGAGacaataaaatgtgtgttattcCACTTTTACCATTGATAACTGCTGACTCTTAACAAGTGGAGATTCAAAAAAACAATTGTTATTACTGCTATTGACATACAGACAAGTCACAGACCACAATAATCCTCTCTTTCACATAATATTTAACGGGTAAAAACTAGAGTCGTGTCTGAGTGTTTTACCTGCTTTGGAGTGAGGCATCATAGTCCTCAAATCCTGCATTAAGTGTCTAGCTCGGAAGCTCACGCCTCGCGAAGAGAACACGAGAaccctttctttgtttttccatttaccCTGCAAGCCAACCACAAAAGATATGTAAGTTAGTCCAAGACACATTCCAGGAAATATTTACTACTTGCAAAGAGAGCGGTACTTTTAGTCTAGTGTAAATGAAGTTTGAGGCAACGTTCACAGCCAATAAAGACTCAAGTCAACTTATCTCCATGTTAGAGCGGATTACACTTTATCATGCACCCACATTCAAGAACAGGTTATAACGTAACGTGAACTTCcttaaataaatgtgtagatAAGCTCACGGTCGCCTTTTAACAGCCTTGATACTGAACATTCGCGACTCCGGCTCTTCGCGACTTGTTAAGTTTTCAAAGCATCCACTTTTCAGCACTATGAATTAAAGTAACCTACCATTGATACCGGAGCCGGAACGCTGATGACATTACTCTGTTCTTGCTCTGTCGCTGTGTCCTGCTGTGACTCTCCATTTTCAACAAATTtcactttctttgcttttttcgCTCCAGGACCCTTTCCTCCACGTTTTCTCTTGAGCGCCGACATTTTGCACTGTGGAGGTGCATGACACGCAGTGGAAGTGAAATACTATCTAAACAAAACGCGTGACTTACTGAAAGTATAGCGCCACCTAGAGATTAGGAAGAGAACGTTTCGTTACTCCACTATCAATACCATCATAGCAAGATGCTGTCAAAGGAATACAACACCTGAAAATTAAGAGAACAATTGAATCATTTCAAGTTTAATACAAACTTTTTTATTCATGATACACCAGATAACATAATAAAGAGTGCATTCACATTGTTTCctacataaatatttaacaacaCAATACATCCAGATAACAGAATGTTAAGACAGCAATTTACTTTCAAATCTGAACAAATCACTTCAAAAGGAAATCAGATCACTTTTCCAGCTTCACTAGCATTTGCTGTCAGAGAAACAATATGTATGATCAA includes the following:
- the bxdc2 gene encoding ribosome biogenesis protein BRX1 homolog; translation: MSALKRKRGGKGPGAKKAKKVKFVENGESQQDTATEQEQSNVISVPAPVSMGKWKNKERVLVFSSRGVSFRARHLMQDLRTMMPHSKADSKMDRKDKLFVVNEVCEIKNCNKCLFFEAKKKQDLYLWISNVPHGPSAKFLVQNVHTLAELKMTGNCLRGSRPLLSFDPKFDKEPHYALLKELFIQTFATPQYHPKSQPFVDHVFTFTIADDRIWFRNYQIIEEDASLVEIGPRFVLNLIKIFQGSFGGPTLYENPHFQSPNLHRRVIRLAKVAKQRERHMVKEAQKIRKSEAKEVVTEDVTDDVFATPAEEKPVEVELEPPEPKPVKKRKLTELKKRTLLKRKGLR